Proteins from a genomic interval of Lolium perenne isolate Kyuss_39 chromosome 1, Kyuss_2.0, whole genome shotgun sequence:
- the LOC127292542 gene encoding histone H3.2: protein MARTKQTARKSTGGKAPRKQLATKAARKSAPATGGVKKPHRFRPGTVALREIRKYQKSTELLIRKLPFQRLVREIAQDFKTDLRFQSSAVSALQEAAEAYLVGLFEDTNLCAIHAKRVTIMPKDIQLARRIRGERA, encoded by the coding sequence ATGGCCCGCACGAAGCAGACGGCGAGGAAGTCCACCGGCGGCAAGGCGCCGCGGAAGCAGCTGGCGACCAAGGCGGCGCGCAAGTCCGCCCCGGCCACCGGCGGCGTCAAGAAGCCCCACCGCTTCCGCCCCGGCACCGTCGCGCTCCGCGAGATCCGCAAGTACCAGAAGAGCACGGAGCTGCTCATCCGCAAGCTCCCCTTCCAGCGCCTCGTGCGCGAGATCGCGCAGGACTTCAAGACCGACCTCCGCTTCCAGAGCTCCGCCGTCTCCGCGCTGCAGGAGGCCGCCGAGGCCTACCTCGTCGGCCTATTCGAGGACACCAACCTCTGCGCCATCCACGCCAAGCGCGTCACCATCATGCCCAAGGACATCCAGCTCGCGCGACGCATCCGTGGCGAGAGGGCCTAG
- the LOC127292535 gene encoding cytochrome P450 CYP72A616-like, with amino-acid sequence MVFEVAAAMALASFVGEAVSPWSLLFGLAALLVLWAASHAAERYWLRPRRLGRALRAQGLSGTAYRFPAGDFSENVRLSQEAQSKPMSPPCHDIVSRVLPHLHNTVMEYGEVCITWFGPIPRVVIARPELVSQILSNKSGHFEKFTNNSLGDLISRGIGSLDGAKWATRRRILNPAFHLEKLKGMLPAFWTCCAEMVGRWESKLAAAGGSHELDVWQEFPDLAGDVISRTAFGSSFEEGRWIFLLQVEQAERVMKAFQYMYIPGYLFLPTENTKRMKAIKREVEGLLRGIIEKRERAVALVEKRALVAVGNCH; translated from the exons ATGGTGTTCGAGGTAGCAGCAGCAATGGCATTGGCATCCTTCGTAGGTGAGGCTGTTTCACCATGGAGCCTGCTTTTCGGCCTCGCTGCCCTGCTCGTCCTGTGGGCGGCCTCACACGCCGCCGAGAGATACTGGCTGAGGCCGCGGCGGCTCGGCCGGGCGCTCCGTGCGCAGGGTCTAAGCGGCACGGCGTACCGCTTCCCGGCCGGGGACTTCTCAGAGAACGTCCGGCTCAGCCAGGAGGCGCAGTCGAAGCCTATGTCGCCGCCATGCCACGACATCGTTTCCCGCGTGTTGCCGCACCTCCATAATACAGTCATGGAGTACGGCGAAGTCTGCATCACCTGGTTCGGCCCGATCCCCAGGGTCGTCATTGCCAGGCCAGAGCTGGTGAGCCAGATCCTATCCAACAAGTCCGGCCACTTCGAGAAGTTCACAAACAATAGTCTGGGAGATCTCATAAGCCGCGGGATCGGGAGCCTCGACGGCGCGAAATGGGCGACGCGCAGGAGGATCCTCAACCCTGCTTTCCATCTCGAAAAGCTCAAG GGCATGCTGCCGGCTTTCTGGACGTGCTGCGCCGAGATGGTAGGCAGATGGGAGAGTAAACTAGCTGCGGCTGGTGGATCACACGAGCTGGACGTGTGGCAGGAGTTCCCGGACCTCGCAGGAGACGTGATTTCCCGCACGGCGTTCGGCAGCAGCTTCGAGGAAGGACGGTGGATCTTCCTGCTGCAGGTGGAGCAGGCCGAGAGGGTCATGAAGGCCTTCCAGTACATGTACATCCCAGGCTACCTCTTCTTGCCTACCGAGAACACCAAGAGGATGAAGGCGATCAAGCGGGAGGTGGAAGGGCTCCTGAGAGGGATCATCGAGAAGAGGGAGCGTGCAgtcgcactggtggaaaaaagggctttggtcgcggttggcaactgccattag